Proteins from a single region of Alphaproteobacteria bacterium:
- the pdeM gene encoding ligase-associated DNA damage response endonuclease PdeM, protein MTTTITLNGAELTLDPSGALWWPQARCLVVADLHLEKGSSYALVGRMLPPYDTRATIERLAIVLRRYRPDRVIALGDSFHDGDARSRMAEDDAERLTRLVRDHDWIWIEGNHDPSPPVELGGRVEAELSMDPLVFRHEASKDGRGEVCGHFHPKAAVRARGRRISGRCFVTDGTRLVLPAFGAYTGGLDALDPAIAGLFDGVARIYLIGREGIYLFGADRLERAVRGEIPFPVR, encoded by the coding sequence TTGACGACGACAATAACGCTAAACGGCGCCGAATTGACGCTCGATCCGTCGGGTGCGCTTTGGTGGCCGCAGGCACGATGCCTCGTCGTCGCCGATCTCCATCTCGAGAAAGGTTCGAGCTATGCGCTCGTGGGGCGGATGCTCCCCCCTTACGACACGCGCGCGACGATCGAGCGACTGGCGATTGTGCTGCGGCGCTACCGTCCCGACCGCGTCATAGCGCTTGGCGATAGCTTCCACGATGGCGATGCGCGTTCGCGTATGGCTGAAGACGACGCAGAACGCCTCACCCGGCTCGTTCGCGATCACGATTGGATTTGGATAGAAGGCAACCACGACCCGTCGCCACCGGTGGAACTTGGCGGGCGCGTCGAGGCCGAACTCTCGATGGATCCGCTCGTCTTTCGGCATGAGGCCAGTAAGGACGGGCGGGGCGAGGTCTGCGGACATTTTCATCCCAAGGCCGCCGTCAGGGCGCGCGGTCGGCGCATCTCCGGCCGGTGCTTCGTAACCGATGGTACGCGTCTTGTGCTTCCGGCCTTCGGCGCCTACACGGGCGGGCTCGATGCTCTGGATCCCGCGATTGCGGGCCTGTTCGACGGTGTGGCGCGCATCTATCTGATCGGGCGAGAGGGAATATATCTTTTTGGCGCCGACCGGCTCGAGCGCGCGGTGCGGGGCGAGATACCATTCCCCGTGCGTTGA
- a CDS encoding DUF6134 family protein yields MSDCRRAAARRTVACFLLAFIAVADPIRAYAIDAPEGTIRWTIWREGLKVGRQTMIVHHAGAKLLIDNEIDITVRRINVYVTHRYVLRAKETWTDGKLVELAAIVNNDDESAGVDATRTPSGFIVDGDGGHFEAPSNLVPSTLWHIDMTKSDAVLDVETGKLLSVKSSVGAEVPLPVNGRDVPARHVSISGDTTRELWYGPDGVLVRAQFDGLDGVPLDFRVDPR; encoded by the coding sequence ATGAGCGACTGTCGTCGCGCCGCCGCTCGCCGCACCGTCGCATGTTTTCTTCTCGCATTCATTGCCGTCGCCGACCCAATCCGCGCTTATGCCATCGATGCACCGGAAGGAACGATCCGCTGGACGATTTGGCGCGAGGGCCTGAAGGTCGGCCGGCAGACCATGATCGTTCATCACGCCGGCGCCAAGCTGCTGATCGACAACGAGATCGACATCACGGTGCGACGGATCAATGTTTACGTGACCCATCGCTACGTACTGCGTGCAAAGGAAACCTGGACCGATGGCAAGCTGGTCGAGCTTGCCGCGATCGTCAACAACGACGACGAGTCCGCAGGCGTCGACGCGACCCGCACGCCGAGCGGCTTCATTGTCGACGGAGACGGCGGGCATTTCGAAGCGCCTTCAAACTTGGTGCCATCGACCCTCTGGCACATCGACATGACCAAAAGCGACGCGGTCCTCGATGTCGAGACTGGCAAATTGCTCTCGGTCAAGTCTAGCGTGGGTGCAGAAGTCCCGCTGCCGGTCAACGGACGGGACGTACCCGCGCGCCACGTCAGCATATCCGGCGACACCACCCGCGAGCTGTGGTATGGCCCCGATGGGGTCCTCGTTCGGGCACAATTCGATGGCCTCGACGGGGTTCCGCTCGACTTCCGCGTTGACCCCCGTTGA
- a CDS encoding transcriptional repressor produces MRRQTAKSAPSVLVPFGKHRHDHRDCQAAALDTAERLCTLRGARLTYLRRRVLELIWRSHDPIGAYAILDALREEGRGAAPPTVYRALEFLSEQGLIHRIESRNAYVGCADPEHGHTSQFLVCGRCGAASELHDARIAGAIAERTKEAGFRVQHLVVEAIGLCPSCAAQMPAA; encoded by the coding sequence ATGAGACGGCAGACGGCCAAATCCGCCCCCAGCGTCCTGGTCCCCTTTGGAAAGCACCGCCACGATCATCGGGATTGCCAGGCGGCCGCCCTCGACACCGCGGAGCGCCTCTGCACCCTGCGCGGCGCCCGCTTGACTTACCTGCGGCGCCGGGTGCTCGAGCTCATATGGCGCAGCCACGATCCGATCGGCGCCTATGCGATCCTCGATGCGCTCCGGGAGGAGGGACGCGGTGCAGCACCACCCACGGTTTACCGAGCGCTTGAGTTCCTGAGTGAGCAGGGGCTGATCCATCGGATCGAGTCGCGCAATGCCTATGTCGGTTGCGCCGATCCGGAGCACGGCCATACCAGCCAGTTCCTTGTATGCGGGCGCTGCGGGGCCGCATCCGAACTCCACGACGCGCGCATAGCCGGTGCGATCGCCGAGCGCACGAAGGAAGCAGGCTTTCGCGTGCAGCACCTTGTCGTCGAAGCAATCGGGCTCTGCCCGAGCTGTGCTGCGCAAATGCCGGCTGCGTGA
- a CDS encoding COX15/CtaA family protein, which produces MAPIDFVRTSAGEPSATRDIGYWLLCCCGLVFAMVVIGGITRLTLSGLSITEWNPVMGTIPPLNAADWQSQFDLYRQTPQYKILNAGMTLAEFKSIFWWEYIHRLLGRAIGIAFFLPFVYFAARGRVDRKLAWRLAAILALGAMQGALGWFMVRSGLVERTSVSPYRLAAHLALALIIYACMFWLALDHLWPKSPAQSETRTGHDPRGKKAARRALRLVAWIFFVMLSGAFVAGLHAGLVYNTFPLMDGRLIPDGLFDRSPALANFFENATTAQFNHRILAFVSLAIIIAFWISLWRRALPPRARLAANLLLFAVVLQITLGIATLLLVVPVPLAAAHQAGALTLFTLALWLAHETSRTGS; this is translated from the coding sequence ATGGCGCCAATCGACTTCGTTCGCACATCGGCCGGTGAACCCTCCGCGACAAGGGATATCGGCTATTGGTTGCTCTGTTGTTGCGGCCTGGTGTTCGCCATGGTCGTCATCGGCGGCATCACGCGGCTAACGCTCTCCGGCCTTTCGATAACGGAGTGGAATCCAGTCATGGGGACGATCCCGCCGCTCAATGCGGCGGATTGGCAGTCGCAGTTCGACCTCTACCGGCAAACGCCCCAATACAAGATCTTGAACGCGGGGATGACGCTCGCCGAGTTCAAGTCGATCTTCTGGTGGGAATACATCCACCGCCTCCTCGGTCGCGCGATCGGGATCGCGTTCTTTCTGCCCTTTGTCTACTTCGCGGCGCGCGGTCGCGTGGATCGCAAGCTCGCGTGGCGTCTTGCGGCAATCTTGGCGCTCGGGGCGATGCAGGGTGCGCTTGGATGGTTCATGGTCAGGAGCGGCCTGGTCGAGCGCACGTCGGTAAGTCCCTACCGTTTGGCGGCCCATCTCGCCCTTGCCCTTATCATCTACGCTTGCATGTTCTGGCTGGCCCTCGATCATCTTTGGCCGAAGTCGCCGGCCCAAAGCGAAACGCGCACCGGCCACGATCCGAGGGGAAAAAAAGCCGCAAGGCGAGCGTTGCGGCTCGTTGCATGGATTTTCTTCGTGATGCTCTCCGGTGCCTTCGTGGCGGGGCTACACGCCGGGCTCGTCTACAACACGTTTCCGCTGATGGATGGCAGACTTATTCCCGATGGGCTTTTTGACCGATCGCCGGCGCTCGCAAATTTCTTCGAGAACGCGACAACGGCCCAATTCAATCACCGCATTCTTGCTTTCGTCAGCCTTGCAATCATCATTGCGTTTTGGATCTCGCTTTGGCGCCGGGCGCTTCCCCCTCGCGCGCGCCTAGCCGCCAACCTATTGCTTTTCGCGGTCGTGCTGCAGATCACACTCGGCATTGCGACGCTCTTGCTGGTCGTGCCGGTGCCACTAGCCGCCGCACATCAGGCGGGTGCGCTCACACTCTTCACCCTCGCCCTTTGGCTTGCGCACGAGACGAGCCGAACGGGAAGCTGA
- a CDS encoding Usg family protein — MGVSRLIPKDYRLTTAEILYHLPDFPALLQSFIWQQLDMGPDFPVLRRFLEYWERNLEGKLHSVRICNVGLIHPKEIRYAGHELRLH, encoded by the coding sequence ATGGGCGTTTCCCGACTGATTCCAAAGGATTATCGCCTGACAACGGCCGAAATCCTTTACCATCTGCCGGATTTTCCGGCCCTGCTGCAGAGCTTTATCTGGCAGCAACTCGATATGGGCCCGGATTTTCCGGTCTTACGCCGGTTCCTCGAATACTGGGAGCGCAACCTCGAGGGCAAGCTTCATTCGGTTAGAATCTGCAATGTGGGCCTCATCCACCCCAAGGAAATCCGCTACGCCGGCCACGAACTGAGATTGCATTAG